In the Armatimonadota bacterium genome, CCATCGGCATGGGCCAGGAGGTCGGCAGCCTGGAGCCGGGCAAGCTGGCCGACCTGATCAGCGTCGACGGTGACCCGCTGCGCGACGTCACCTGCCTGCAGCGCGTGGGCCTGATCCTCCAGGCCGGGCGGCGCGTCGACACCCTCTCGCCCGACTGACGCCCGGCCTGCCCGGGTCTCCTCTGCACCGACTGCCCCCGGTCCGCGATGGGCATATACGCGCCGGAGGGGATCGGATGGGCTGGCTGTGGCGACCCCGGTGGCAGGGCGTCGACCGCCGCGCGTTGCCGCGCATCCCGCTGGCCGTGCCGGTGCGCTACAGCACCGACCGGGGCCACGCCGGCATCGGCGTGCTGATCGACGTGACCGAGCGGGGCGCCGGGCTGCTGGTCCACACCATCACGCCTGAGACGGGCACGATCTGGATCCGGTTCCTGTGGTTCGACGACCGCGTCGGGGCGCAGGGGCGCGTCGCCTTCGTCCGCCCCACGCCCGAAGGACAGCACGTCGGCATGCAGTTCCAGCCCCTGCCCGCCGGGTCGCGGCGGTTCATCACCGAGCTCTTGATTCCCTACGGCTTGCGCAAGTTCCGGCACGACCGGCGCCACCCGTTCTCGCTGCTCCAGGCGCTGGCGGCGTCCGCACCGTCGGGGCGGGTGTCGTGGCGCCGTCGTCGCTACCTCCCCGTGCTCGTGGAACAGGGCGACTACCGGGCGTGGGCCGTGACGGAAGACCGGACCGACGACGGTACCCTGCTGCTGGTCCCCTCCCCACCGCAGCCGGACGCGGCGGTGCGCCTCACGACGTGGGGGACGTTCGTGACGCGCTACGGGATCGTCGAGCGTGCAGACGTCCTCGTGCTGCCCCCAGTCACGTTGCACCGGTTGGTGGTCCGCTTCGTCGACGAGCTGACGCCGCCGCGGGTCGACGCACCTCCAGCCCTCGCGCCCGGCGTGCGCGAGCCGGGTCGCTGAGACGTGCAGCTGCCGCCGCGGACGCGCTGACGATCCCCTGATGGGCCGGCCGGACGGCGCGCACGGCGTGGTGCCGCCGCCGTGTCGCGCCGCGAGGTAGAATCGTGGAGGAGCAGGACGAGGCGGACGGCCATCTGCCCCCGTGGCCGGCCGCACGACCGACGCGAGGAGGACCCATGCTCATCAGCGAGCGCATGAACGTCGCCCTCAACGAGCAGATCGGCCGCGAGTTCGGAGCGTCGCTGCAGTACGTGAACATCGCCGCCCACTTCGCCGAGCAGAACCTGCCGGTGCTGGCGGCGCACTTCTACCGTCAGGCCGAAGAGGAGCGGGAGCACGCGCTGCGGATCGTCCGGTACGTCACCGATGCAGGCGGACACGTGGCGATCCC is a window encoding:
- a CDS encoding PilZ domain-containing protein translates to MGWLWRPRWQGVDRRALPRIPLAVPVRYSTDRGHAGIGVLIDVTERGAGLLVHTITPETGTIWIRFLWFDDRVGAQGRVAFVRPTPEGQHVGMQFQPLPAGSRRFITELLIPYGLRKFRHDRRHPFSLLQALAASAPSGRVSWRRRRYLPVLVEQGDYRAWAVTEDRTDDGTLLLVPSPPQPDAAVRLTTWGTFVTRYGIVERADVLVLPPVTLHRLVVRFVDELTPPRVDAPPALAPGVREPGR